One Pedomonas mirosovicensis genomic region harbors:
- the ybaL gene encoding YbaL family putative K(+) efflux transporter, whose protein sequence is MPHDTPLIATIVGGIGLAFILGTIASRFRIPPLVGYLIAGVLAGPHTPGFVADQSLAPELAEMGVILLMFGVGLHFSLKDLLSVKTIAVPGAVVQITVATAMGAALAWALGWPLGGGLVFGLALSVASTVVLLRALQERRLIDTEKGRIAVGWLIVEDLAMVLALVLLPALAGLMGGSAAGVAGHHAATSGLTLWGVLGLTLLKVVGFVAFMLIVGRRVIPWLLHYVAHTGSRELFRLAVLAIALGVAFGAAKLFGVSLALGAFFAGMILSESELSHRAAEETLPLRDAFAVLFFVSVGMLFDPMSLVRDPLPVLATLLIILIGKSVAAFFIVLAFRHPVPTALAISASLAQIGEFSFILAGLGVSLDLLPEQGRDLILAGAILSILLNPVAFAAISRLRPRLEKNELLASMSHTVPGQVDGPVAAAAAAAAAAAAPEPEEHAITRLSGHTVLVGYGRVGSLVGERLKEAGLPFLVIEDAEKAVFALREANIETIAGNAAKSDILRSANLAAAQRVIIAIPNAFEAGQIVQQAKAANPDVDVIARAHSDAEVDYLANLGADAVIMGEREIARGILERVSLMTSAAEEDDAARGAGAA, encoded by the coding sequence ATGCCCCATGACACCCCCCTCATCGCCACGATCGTCGGCGGCATCGGCCTTGCGTTCATCCTCGGCACGATCGCCAGCCGGTTCCGAATACCGCCCCTGGTGGGATATCTGATCGCGGGGGTGCTGGCGGGGCCGCACACGCCGGGATTCGTCGCGGACCAGTCGCTTGCGCCTGAACTGGCGGAAATGGGCGTCATTCTCCTGATGTTCGGCGTGGGTCTGCACTTTTCGCTGAAGGATCTCCTGTCGGTGAAAACCATCGCCGTGCCGGGCGCGGTGGTGCAGATCACGGTCGCCACCGCCATGGGCGCGGCGCTGGCGTGGGCGCTGGGCTGGCCGTTGGGCGGCGGCCTCGTCTTCGGCCTCGCGCTGTCGGTTGCCAGTACGGTGGTGCTGCTGCGCGCATTGCAGGAACGCCGCCTCATCGACACCGAGAAGGGGCGTATCGCCGTCGGCTGGCTCATCGTTGAAGACCTTGCCATGGTGCTGGCGCTGGTGCTGCTGCCCGCGCTGGCGGGCCTCATGGGCGGCAGCGCGGCGGGGGTGGCGGGCCATCACGCCGCCACGTCCGGCCTCACCCTTTGGGGCGTGCTCGGCCTCACGCTTTTGAAGGTGGTGGGCTTCGTTGCCTTCATGCTCATTGTCGGCCGCCGGGTCATCCCATGGCTGCTGCATTATGTGGCGCACACCGGCTCGCGCGAGCTGTTCCGGCTGGCGGTTCTCGCCATCGCGCTCGGCGTTGCCTTCGGCGCGGCCAAGCTGTTCGGCGTCTCGCTGGCGCTCGGCGCGTTCTTCGCGGGCATGATCCTCAGCGAATCCGAACTCAGCCACCGGGCGGCCGAAGAAACCCTGCCGCTGCGCGATGCGTTCGCGGTGCTGTTCTTCGTCTCGGTCGGCATGTTGTTCGATCCCATGAGCCTGGTGCGCGATCCGCTGCCGGTGCTCGCCACCCTGCTCATCATCCTCATCGGCAAGTCGGTCGCCGCGTTCTTCATCGTGCTGGCGTTCCGCCATCCGGTGCCAACGGCGCTCGCCATTTCCGCCAGCCTCGCCCAGATCGGCGAATTCTCCTTCATTCTCGCGGGGCTCGGCGTCAGTCTTGACCTTCTGCCCGAGCAGGGGCGGGACCTGATCCTGGCGGGCGCGATCCTCTCCATCCTGCTCAACCCGGTGGCCTTTGCCGCCATTTCCCGGCTGCGCCCCCGGCTGGAAAAGAACGAGCTGCTCGCCTCCATGTCCCACACCGTGCCGGGGCAGGTGGATGGCCCCGTCGCGGCCGCGGCGGCGGCCGCTGCTGCTGCCGCCGCGCCCGAGCCGGAGGAGCATGCGATCACCCGGCTTTCCGGCCACACCGTTCTGGTGGGCTACGGCCGGGTCGGCAGCCTGGTGGGCGAGCGCCTGAAGGAGGCCGGCCTGCCGTTCCTCGTCATCGAGGATGCGGAGAAGGCTGTCTTCGCCCTGCGGGAGGCGAACATCGAGACCATCGCCGGCAACGCCGCCAAGTCGGATATCCTGCGCTCGGCCAATCTGGCGGCGGCGCAGCGGGTCATCATCGCCATTCCCAACGCGTTCGAGGCGGGGCAGATCGTCCAGCAGGCCAAGGCGGCCAATCCGGATGTGGACGTGATCGCCCGCGCCCACTCCGACGCCGAGGTGGACTATCTGGCCAATCTCGGCGCGGATGCGGTCATCATGGGCGAGCGCGAGATCGCCAGGGGCATCCTCGAGCGTGTCTCGCTCATGACATCCGCCGCCGAGGAGGATGACGCGGCGCGGGGCGCCGGGGCCGCCTAG
- a CDS encoding NADP-dependent malic enzyme: MDEDFRKAALDYHRLPRPGKLAVEPTKRMANQHDLALAYSPGVAAACEAIQSDPEAAREMTARGNLVAVISNGTAVLGLGNIGPLASKPVMEGKAVLFKKFAGIDVFDIEVDASDPDHFCQVVAALEPTFGGINLEDIKAPECFEIEQRLRQQMAIPVFHDDQHGTAIVCAAAVRNGLLLQGKRLEDVKLVTSGAGAAAMACVDLLVTMGLKPENVTLTDIKGVVYEGRDENMPANMARYARQTDARALNEVLAGADVFLGLSAPRVLRPEWLPLLADKPLILALANPEPEILPALVREARPDAIVATGRSDYPNQVNNVLCFPYIFRGALDVHASEINEAMKVAAVEAIAELARAEASEVVASAYGGSAPLFGPDYIIPKPFDPRLLLEIAPAVAKAAMATGVARKPIEDFEVYKTELERFIYRSGQLMRPVFEVARRAPKRVAYAEGEDERVLRAVQTVIDERIARPVLVGRRGVIEERIRELGLRLQIGRDIEVVDPAENDSNFLPLVERYQRLVERRGVPPASSERRIRRRPNITTAMLLDAGFVDAAICGGRSDWWQQTRDVLPIIPKRDSVSRIYAMSTVILPTGVLFICDTHMNLDPTAEQVAEMTQLAAQTVRRFGMVPKAALLSHSNFGASNSPSARKMRQALPLIREACPDLEIDGEMHGDAALAESIRSRMVTQSPLTGSANLLIMPSLDAANISLTLLAAANDGHLIGPLLLGTSKQLHVLVPSTTARGIVNITALSVAQLQG, translated from the coding sequence ATGGACGAAGACTTCCGCAAAGCCGCCTTGGACTATCATCGTCTGCCGCGCCCCGGAAAGCTGGCGGTGGAGCCGACCAAGCGCATGGCCAACCAGCATGACCTTGCGCTGGCCTATTCGCCGGGCGTGGCGGCGGCGTGCGAGGCCATCCAGTCCGACCCGGAAGCCGCCCGCGAGATGACCGCGCGCGGCAACCTGGTGGCCGTCATCAGCAACGGCACGGCAGTGCTGGGCCTGGGCAACATCGGCCCGCTCGCCTCCAAGCCGGTGATGGAGGGCAAGGCGGTCCTGTTCAAGAAGTTCGCGGGCATCGACGTCTTCGACATCGAGGTGGATGCCAGCGACCCGGACCACTTCTGCCAGGTGGTGGCGGCGCTGGAGCCGACCTTCGGCGGCATCAACCTTGAGGACATCAAGGCGCCCGAGTGCTTTGAGATCGAGCAGCGGCTGCGCCAGCAGATGGCCATTCCGGTGTTCCACGACGACCAGCACGGCACGGCCATCGTGTGCGCGGCGGCCGTGCGGAACGGCCTCCTGCTGCAGGGCAAGCGCCTGGAGGACGTGAAGCTGGTCACCTCCGGCGCGGGCGCGGCGGCCATGGCCTGCGTCGACCTGCTCGTCACCATGGGCCTGAAGCCGGAGAACGTCACGCTCACCGACATCAAGGGCGTGGTCTATGAGGGGCGCGACGAGAACATGCCGGCCAACATGGCCCGCTATGCCCGGCAGACGGATGCGCGCGCGCTCAATGAGGTGCTGGCGGGGGCGGATGTGTTCCTCGGCCTTTCTGCCCCGCGCGTCTTGAGGCCGGAGTGGCTGCCGCTCCTGGCCGACAAGCCGCTCATCCTGGCGCTGGCCAACCCGGAGCCGGAAATCCTGCCCGCCCTGGTGCGCGAGGCGCGGCCGGATGCCATCGTCGCCACCGGCCGGTCGGACTACCCGAACCAGGTGAACAACGTTCTGTGCTTCCCCTACATCTTCCGCGGCGCGCTCGATGTGCACGCCAGCGAGATCAACGAGGCGATGAAGGTGGCAGCCGTCGAGGCGATCGCCGAGCTCGCCCGCGCCGAGGCCAGCGAGGTGGTGGCCAGCGCCTACGGCGGCAGCGCGCCCCTGTTCGGCCCGGACTATATCATCCCCAAGCCCTTTGATCCGCGCCTCCTGCTGGAGATCGCCCCCGCCGTCGCCAAGGCCGCCATGGCCACGGGCGTCGCCCGCAAGCCGATCGAGGATTTCGAGGTCTACAAGACGGAGCTGGAGCGCTTCATCTACCGCTCGGGCCAGCTGATGCGCCCGGTGTTCGAAGTGGCCCGGCGCGCGCCCAAGCGCGTGGCCTACGCCGAGGGCGAGGACGAGCGCGTGCTGCGCGCGGTGCAGACCGTGATCGACGAGCGCATCGCCCGGCCGGTGCTGGTGGGCCGGCGCGGCGTCATCGAGGAGCGCATCCGCGAGCTTGGCCTGCGCCTGCAGATCGGCCGCGACATCGAGGTGGTGGACCCGGCCGAGAACGACAGCAACTTCCTGCCGCTGGTGGAGCGCTACCAGCGGCTGGTGGAACGGCGCGGCGTGCCGCCCGCATCCTCCGAGCGCCGCATTCGCCGCCGCCCCAACATCACCACGGCCATGCTGCTGGACGCGGGCTTTGTGGACGCAGCCATTTGCGGCGGCCGCAGCGACTGGTGGCAGCAGACGCGGGACGTGCTTCCCATCATCCCGAAGCGGGACTCCGTCAGCCGCATCTACGCCATGTCGACGGTGATCCTGCCCACGGGCGTCCTGTTCATCTGCGACACCCACATGAACCTCGACCCCACCGCCGAGCAGGTGGCGGAAATGACCCAGCTGGCCGCCCAGACGGTGCGGCGCTTCGGCATGGTGCCCAAGGCGGCGCTGCTGTCCCACTCCAACTTCGGGGCCAGCAACTCGCCGAGCGCGCGCAAGATGCGCCAGGCCCTGCCGCTCATCCGCGAGGCCTGCCCGGACCTGGAGATCGACGGCGAAATGCACGGCGACGCCGCGCTGGCCGAGAGCATCCGCAGCCGCATGGTGACCCAGAGCCCGCTGACCGGCTCGGCCAACCTGCTCATCATGCCGTCGCTGGATGCGGCCAACATCAGCCTCACCCTGCTGGCCGCCGCCAACGACGGCCACCTGATCGGCCCCCTGCTGCTCGGCACCTCCAAGCAGCTGCACGTGCTGGTGCCAAGCACCACGGCACGCGGCATTGTCAACATCACGGCGCTGAGCGTCGCCCAGCTTCAGGGGTGA
- a CDS encoding DUF3297 family protein, which yields MTDTPPDRLSINPKSPYFNAAVLERGVGIRFRGAERHDVDEYCVSEGWIRVPVGNTRDRHGYPLTIKLTGPVEPYFQDAADTAGKAE from the coding sequence ATGACCGATACGCCTCCGGATCGCCTCTCGATCAACCCGAAAAGCCCCTATTTCAACGCGGCCGTGCTTGAGCGGGGCGTCGGCATCCGCTTCCGCGGCGCCGAGCGCCATGACGTGGACGAATACTGCGTCAGCGAAGGCTGGATTCGCGTGCCGGTGGGCAACACCCGCGATCGCCACGGCTATCCGCTGACGATTAAGCTGACCGGTCCGGTCGAGCCCTATTTCCAGGACGCTGCCGATACGGCCGGCAAGGCCGAATAG
- a CDS encoding sterol desaturase family protein, whose translation MSSLNDALNVVQDAVTGFIGVDVATIKQAVIASGGQQAWDVITYLTNPKVLLMALIPCLIIERLRPAAPHQAHRTGGLLLDFLYPIPRILIPTAFLGLGTMLAMYIYKTYLPFLNTGLLDNKPLWVQTLGAFIVSDFMFYWSHRIRHEVRWFWYFHAIHHSQKHLNPATTHRTHPIETIISGAIRTIPIAFVGGSYPAWVLFVVLNNFWGYFIHANIRTNLGWLGNFIVSPQYHRVHHSTLEEHFDINYGERLVIWDKLFGTYCPDRQVYPPTGIPNAAWIEENSNNPVKIPLYYLKQMAYPFVRIGQSVKETGRLALARLRAPSQA comes from the coding sequence ATGTCTTCATTGAACGATGCTCTGAACGTCGTCCAGGATGCCGTTACGGGATTCATCGGCGTTGATGTCGCCACGATCAAGCAGGCCGTCATCGCCTCGGGAGGGCAGCAGGCCTGGGATGTCATCACCTACCTGACCAACCCGAAGGTATTGCTGATGGCGCTCATTCCCTGCCTCATCATCGAACGGCTGAGGCCCGCCGCGCCCCACCAGGCCCACCGGACCGGCGGCCTCTTGCTCGACTTTCTCTACCCCATTCCGCGTATCCTCATCCCGACGGCCTTTCTCGGGCTCGGCACGATGCTCGCCATGTACATCTACAAGACCTACCTGCCGTTCCTGAACACCGGGCTGCTCGATAACAAGCCGCTGTGGGTTCAGACGCTGGGCGCGTTCATCGTCAGCGATTTCATGTTCTACTGGTCGCACCGCATCCGCCACGAGGTGCGCTGGTTCTGGTACTTCCATGCCATCCACCACTCGCAGAAGCACCTGAACCCGGCGACCACTCATCGCACCCACCCGATCGAGACCATCATCTCCGGCGCGATCCGCACCATTCCCATCGCCTTCGTTGGCGGTTCCTACCCAGCCTGGGTGCTGTTCGTGGTGCTCAACAACTTCTGGGGCTATTTCATCCACGCCAACATCCGCACCAACCTGGGCTGGCTCGGCAACTTCATCGTCAGCCCGCAATACCACCGCGTGCACCACTCAACCCTCGAGGAGCATTTCGACATCAACTATGGGGAGCGGCTGGTGATCTGGGACAAGCTGTTCGGCACCTACTGCCCGGACCGGCAGGTCTACCCGCCCACCGGCATCCCCAATGCCGCCTGGATCGAGGAGAACAGCAACAATCCGGTCAAGATACCGTTATATTACCTGAAGCAGATGGCCTATCCGTTCGTTCGCATCGGCCAGTCGGTCAAGGAGACCGGACGCCTGGCCCTGGCGAGATTGCGCGCCCCGTCCCAGGCGTAA
- a CDS encoding YidH family protein, with translation MSTPLSERQPPRRQEGVDGRIGDQTEQLRKSATSMEESSKAVERNTKQASDSADRRTALAGDRTIFAAERTYAAWVRTGLGSLASGIGARALLEGIVADWLVIATGTVLVLLSAFCFVAGIWRYLRPGAPLGIPDVRRLPAVLLIGVNAFFVLVALAALYGIWSGDFVPQK, from the coding sequence ATGTCCACGCCGCTATCCGAACGGCAACCCCCTCGCCGGCAGGAGGGCGTGGATGGCCGCATCGGGGACCAGACGGAGCAGCTGAGGAAAAGCGCGACCTCCATGGAGGAGAGCAGCAAGGCCGTCGAGCGCAACACCAAACAGGCTTCCGACAGCGCAGACCGCCGCACGGCGCTGGCAGGGGATCGCACCATCTTCGCCGCCGAGCGCACCTATGCCGCCTGGGTTCGGACCGGGCTGGGCTCGCTGGCCAGCGGCATTGGCGCCCGCGCGCTGCTGGAGGGCATCGTGGCGGACTGGCTGGTGATCGCCACCGGCACCGTGCTGGTGCTGCTCAGCGCCTTCTGCTTCGTGGCGGGCATCTGGCGTTACCTGCGCCCCGGCGCGCCGCTCGGCATCCCTGACGTGCGCCGGCTGCCAGCCGTTCTTCTCATCGGCGTCAACGCCTTCTTCGTCCTGGTGGCGCTGGCCGCCCTCTACGGCATCTGGTCAGGCGACTTCGTGCCGCAAAAATAG
- a CDS encoding mechanosensitive ion channel family protein, producing the protein MTPSEFLHAYPFVYTLIGLAALCLAAWAAYGATRLTLARVVGPLAKRTAFIGDELLVEHRVVHRLAYAVPSLVIHAGAGLVPGMPEVLLILIRNVASAFTAITLMLATGAFLNVVNDLYARRPGAANRPIKGYLQLLKIVLYTVGAIIAVAFLTERSPLLLLSSLGALAAVLTLVFKDTLLSLVASIQLTSNDMVRVGDWIEMPQVNADGDVIDIALHTVKVQNWDKTITTVPTYRLISDSFKNWRGMQQSGGRRIKRALNIDLASIRFLTPDERTALRRFALMRPYLDAKQAELEAWNASHPDRAAEPVNARRLTNIGCFRAYVQAYLRAHPRIHQGMSLMVRQLAPGPTGVPLEIYCFTATIAWAEYEAIQSDIFDHLFAILPEFGLKVFQQPTGWDIQTAIEDAPGARKIALLANS; encoded by the coding sequence ATGACGCCTTCTGAATTCTTGCACGCCTATCCTTTTGTCTACACGCTCATAGGCCTTGCCGCCCTGTGCCTGGCCGCCTGGGCCGCCTATGGGGCGACCCGGCTGACGCTGGCGCGCGTCGTCGGCCCGCTGGCAAAGCGCACCGCCTTCATTGGCGATGAACTGCTGGTGGAGCACAGGGTGGTGCACCGGCTGGCCTATGCGGTGCCGTCCCTGGTCATCCATGCCGGCGCGGGGCTCGTGCCCGGCATGCCGGAGGTGCTGCTCATCCTCATCCGCAACGTCGCCTCCGCCTTTACCGCCATCACGCTGATGCTGGCGACGGGCGCGTTTCTCAATGTCGTCAACGATCTCTACGCGCGCCGCCCCGGCGCCGCCAACCGGCCGATCAAGGGGTACCTGCAGCTCCTGAAGATCGTGCTCTATACGGTGGGCGCGATCATCGCCGTCGCCTTCCTGACCGAGCGGTCGCCCCTCCTGCTGCTCTCCAGCCTCGGCGCGCTGGCCGCCGTGCTCACCCTGGTGTTCAAGGACACGCTGCTCTCGCTGGTGGCCAGCATCCAGCTGACCTCCAACGACATGGTGCGGGTGGGTGACTGGATCGAGATGCCCCAGGTCAACGCCGATGGCGACGTGATCGACATTGCCCTGCACACCGTGAAAGTGCAGAACTGGGACAAGACCATCACCACCGTTCCCACCTACCGGCTGATTAGCGACAGTTTCAAGAACTGGCGGGGCATGCAGCAGAGCGGCGGGCGGCGCATCAAGCGCGCGCTGAACATCGACCTGGCCAGCATCCGCTTCCTGACGCCGGACGAACGCACCGCGCTGCGGCGCTTCGCGCTGATGCGGCCTTACCTCGATGCCAAGCAGGCTGAGCTGGAGGCCTGGAACGCCAGCCACCCGGACCGGGCGGCAGAGCCCGTCAATGCCCGCCGCCTCACCAACATCGGCTGCTTCCGGGCCTATGTGCAGGCCTACCTCAGGGCTCATCCGCGCATCCACCAGGGCATGTCCCTGATGGTGCGCCAGCTCGCCCCCGGCCCGACCGGGGTGCCTCTGGAAATCTACTGCTTCACGGCAACGATCGCCTGGGCCGAATACGAAGCCATCCAGTCGGACATCTTCGACCACCTGTTCGCCATTCTGCCGGAGTTCGGCCTCAAGGTGTTCCAGCAGCCAACCGGATGGGACATCCAGACGGCAATCGAAGACGCGCCGGGCGCGCGCAAGATCGCGCTGCTGGCCAACAGCTAA
- a CDS encoding SWIB/MDM2 domain-containing protein: protein MASKTEKGKSSGNKPNALQRPVQPSQELAAIVGNDPLPRAEVVSKVWDYIKKNDLQNPENKREILADDKLRPVFDNRDKVTMFEMNKHLSAHLK, encoded by the coding sequence ATGGCGTCCAAAACCGAGAAGGGGAAGTCATCCGGCAACAAGCCCAACGCCTTGCAGCGGCCGGTTCAACCTTCGCAGGAGCTTGCGGCGATCGTGGGCAACGACCCTCTGCCGCGCGCGGAAGTGGTCAGCAAGGTGTGGGACTATATCAAGAAGAACGACCTGCAAAACCCGGAGAACAAGCGCGAAATCCTGGCTGATGATAAGCTGCGCCCGGTGTTTGATAATCGGGATAAGGTCACGATGTTCGAGATGAACAAGCACCTCAGCGCCCACCTGAAGTAA
- a CDS encoding translocation/assembly module TamB domain-containing protein — translation MTLSAAAVEGLPEAAGGLLRRLRLNGIIEIAPEKIGVDKLAFRSDQISGRATFAYAPRSGGYSADVDGEVKQYAVAGFGVVAATVDARIASDPRTGALQLSGDATARALRLDNDAAKEFLGGLPVFTVSARQRADGAIVLRTARLQAPRFQFETQRAVYTPDGRIDVAASGQSAAYGPFTLTAEGAASRPKATLALRRPNLGLRLHHVTLAATPEPAGYFVALDGRSPQGPLRGRIHVVLEEGPLAAQIDELRFADLALKGRVQQTEAGPVAGTLALNGAGLSGQVRLAAEGDVQRADATLQALRARPPILPALTIGQGSLEASLRLPEGAPDVTARFTGRQIRYGEVRIDETSGTANYQGGTGKANITLAGRYNTPFDMTLSAEMAPERAQVSFNGTLAKRRIRLEAPAVAERTATGWRLNPATLRLAGGRLTVQGETGETTTLQAQLAGLNLGFLDAIDPELGFSGAMSGTLTMALPPAGQTPRADARLVVSRLQRAGLATQSPPIDLGINASLNDRQAAVRALVRYEKAVVGAMQARLALAPSAQEQDWTARLRTAPMAGGLRFNGPVELLWALSAMKDHELSGTLSVAADLGGTPTRPSIRGSVTTADMTYENVAFGTRLRNIKLDARFDGSRVRLASLAGATPGGGGFSASGYADLDPARGFPMNVEIKLDHLRAAQTDAMEAVMSGPIVIRRGANGGMIEGKVRINEARYRFTGVAAAEVPQLTVQRVGEAETLPRARRQAQAEEEAQPSAPAFNLNIDVDADNRIFIQGMGLDSEWGVDLNVGGTASTPVITGTVESVRGSYSFAGRRFDLSRGIIRFDGDYPPVPTLDIEAAATVEGIEAQLQVTGQALQPSISFSSTPALPQDEILSRLLFGGSVTELSATEALQLGAAVASLRGGGGGLNPLGKMRQATNIDRLRIVGGDAATGRSTSLAVGQYLTDDVYVEVASDAHGNTLTQLQIELTKALSILSQVGRAGSSSLQLQYAKDY, via the coding sequence GTGACGCTGTCCGCCGCTGCTGTCGAGGGACTGCCGGAGGCTGCCGGCGGGCTGCTCCGCCGCCTGCGCCTGAACGGCATTATCGAGATCGCGCCGGAGAAGATCGGCGTGGACAAGCTCGCCTTCCGCAGTGACCAGATTTCCGGCCGCGCCACTTTTGCCTACGCGCCCAGGAGCGGCGGCTACAGCGCGGATGTGGATGGCGAGGTGAAGCAATACGCGGTGGCCGGGTTCGGCGTCGTTGCCGCCACGGTCGATGCCCGCATTGCGTCCGACCCGCGCACCGGGGCGCTGCAACTCAGCGGCGACGCAACCGCCCGCGCCCTGCGGCTGGACAACGACGCGGCAAAGGAATTCCTCGGCGGCCTGCCGGTGTTCACCGTCTCGGCCCGCCAGCGTGCTGATGGCGCCATCGTGCTCCGCACCGCCCGGCTGCAGGCCCCGCGCTTCCAGTTCGAAACCCAGCGCGCCGTCTACACGCCCGACGGGCGCATCGACGTGGCGGCCTCCGGCCAGTCCGCCGCCTACGGGCCGTTCACGCTGACGGCGGAGGGCGCGGCAAGCCGCCCGAAGGCAACCCTTGCCCTGCGCCGCCCGAACCTCGGGCTCCGGCTGCATCACGTCACCCTGGCGGCAACGCCAGAGCCTGCCGGTTATTTCGTGGCGCTTGATGGCCGCTCGCCCCAGGGGCCTTTGCGCGGGCGCATTCACGTGGTGCTGGAGGAAGGTCCGCTGGCAGCGCAGATCGATGAGTTGCGTTTCGCCGATCTTGCCCTCAAGGGCCGGGTGCAGCAGACCGAGGCCGGGCCCGTCGCCGGCACGCTGGCGCTGAACGGCGCGGGGCTCAGCGGCCAAGTGCGCCTCGCCGCCGAAGGCGATGTGCAGCGGGCGGATGCCACGCTCCAGGCCTTGCGGGCCCGCCCGCCCATCCTGCCGGCGCTCACCATTGGCCAGGGTTCGCTCGAGGCCAGCCTGCGCCTGCCCGAAGGCGCGCCGGACGTGACCGCGCGCTTCACCGGCCGCCAGATTCGCTACGGCGAGGTCCGCATCGATGAAACCTCCGGCACTGCCAACTATCAGGGCGGCACCGGCAAGGCGAACATCACGCTCGCGGGCCGCTACAACACGCCCTTCGACATGACGCTCTCCGCCGAAATGGCGCCGGAGCGGGCGCAGGTGAGCTTCAACGGTACGCTCGCCAAGCGGCGCATCCGTCTGGAGGCCCCGGCGGTGGCCGAGCGCACCGCGACGGGCTGGCGGCTCAACCCCGCCACCTTGCGGCTGGCCGGCGGCCGGCTGACGGTGCAGGGCGAAACCGGCGAGACGACAACGCTCCAGGCCCAGCTGGCGGGGCTCAACCTCGGCTTCCTTGATGCCATCGACCCCGAACTGGGCTTCTCCGGCGCCATGTCCGGCACGCTGACCATGGCCTTGCCGCCGGCCGGCCAAACGCCGCGCGCCGATGCCCGCCTCGTCGTCAGCCGGTTGCAGCGGGCCGGGCTCGCCACCCAGTCGCCGCCGATCGACCTTGGCATCAACGCCTCCCTTAATGACCGGCAGGCAGCGGTGCGTGCCCTGGTGCGGTATGAAAAGGCCGTGGTTGGCGCGATGCAGGCGCGGCTCGCCCTTGCGCCATCGGCGCAGGAACAGGATTGGACAGCCCGGCTGCGAACCGCGCCGATGGCGGGCGGCCTGCGCTTCAACGGTCCGGTTGAGCTGCTCTGGGCGCTCAGCGCCATGAAGGACCACGAGCTGAGCGGCACGCTCAGCGTTGCGGCGGATCTCGGCGGCACTCCGACCCGTCCCTCCATCCGGGGATCGGTCACCACGGCAGACATGACCTACGAGAACGTCGCCTTCGGCACTCGCCTGCGAAACATCAAACTGGATGCCCGGTTCGATGGCTCGCGCGTGCGCCTTGCCTCGCTGGCCGGCGCGACGCCCGGTGGCGGCGGCTTCTCGGCCAGCGGCTATGCCGATCTCGACCCCGCCCGCGGCTTTCCCATGAACGTGGAGATCAAGCTCGACCATCTGCGGGCAGCCCAGACCGACGCCATGGAGGCCGTGATGAGCGGCCCCATCGTCATTCGCCGGGGGGCGAACGGCGGCATGATCGAGGGGAAGGTTCGCATCAACGAGGCGCGCTATCGCTTTACCGGCGTTGCCGCCGCCGAGGTGCCGCAGCTGACGGTACAGCGGGTGGGCGAGGCGGAGACGCTGCCCCGCGCGCGCCGGCAGGCGCAGGCGGAGGAAGAGGCGCAGCCCTCCGCGCCCGCCTTCAACCTCAACATCGATGTCGATGCCGACAACCGCATCTTCATTCAGGGAATGGGCCTGGATTCCGAGTGGGGCGTTGATCTCAACGTCGGCGGCACCGCGTCCACACCGGTCATCACCGGCACGGTTGAATCCGTGCGCGGCTCCTATTCCTTCGCCGGCCGCCGGTTCGACCTGAGCCGGGGCATCATCCGCTTCGACGGCGATTACCCGCCCGTACCCACGCTCGATATCGAGGCCGCTGCCACGGTCGAGGGCATCGAGGCCCAGCTGCAGGTGACAGGGCAGGCGCTCCAGCCCAGCATCAGCTTCTCCTCAACGCCCGCCCTGCCGCAGGACGAGATTCTCTCCCGCCTGCTGTTCGGCGGCTCGGTCACCGAACTCTCCGCCACCGAGGCCCTGCAACTGGGGGCGGCCGTCGCCTCGCTGCGCGGGGGCGGGGGCGGGCTCAACCCGCTCGGCAAGATGCGCCAGGCCACCAACATCGACCGGCTGCGGATCGTCGGCGGCGATGCGGCCACCGGGCGCAGCACGTCGCTGGCGGTCGGCCAGTATCTCACCGACGACGTGTATGTCGAGGTGGCGAGCGATGCCCATGGCAACACGCTCACCCAGCTGCAGATCGAGCTGACCAAGGCGCTCAGCATCCTCTCGCAGGTGGGCCGCGCGGGCAGCAGCAGCCTCCAGCTCCAGTACGCAAAGGATTATTGA